In one window of Corallococcus macrosporus DNA:
- a CDS encoding M20/M25/M40 family metallo-hydrolase produces MNPAELLTALVATPSVSGDEARIADLVAGHAESWGARVHRQGHNVWFSVGSGPKRLLVNSHLDTVKPCAGWNTEPHEAVWKDDTLYGLGANDAKGCVTAMLLTAKALLEEGAPSGVECVFALTAEEETGGKGLGPLLPALGPLDAAIVGEPTSLKPCTAQRGMLLLRCVAHGKSGHVAHAHTGGLGSESNAILKAARDIQAVSALRFPAHPLLGEARAQVTQVSGGLARNQVPDRCEFFVDLRTTPGMDHAKVAEDVGRALESEVVVHSARYLPKGTDASHPLVRAAVAASGQATVGSSTTSDWAFLGDLPAVKVGPGDTLRSHQANEYLTRAELEAGLAFYRRLLHGYAGEVSRG; encoded by the coding sequence TTGAACCCCGCCGAGCTGCTCACCGCGCTGGTCGCCACGCCCAGCGTCTCCGGCGACGAGGCCCGCATCGCGGACCTCGTCGCGGGCCATGCGGAGTCCTGGGGTGCCCGCGTGCACCGCCAGGGCCACAACGTGTGGTTCAGCGTGGGCAGCGGGCCGAAGCGCCTGCTCGTCAACTCGCACCTGGACACGGTGAAGCCGTGCGCCGGGTGGAACACCGAGCCGCACGAGGCCGTGTGGAAGGACGACACGCTCTACGGCCTGGGCGCCAACGACGCCAAGGGCTGCGTCACCGCCATGCTCCTCACCGCGAAGGCGCTCCTCGAAGAAGGCGCGCCTTCCGGTGTGGAGTGCGTCTTCGCGCTCACCGCCGAGGAGGAGACGGGCGGCAAGGGGCTGGGGCCACTGTTGCCCGCGCTGGGGCCGCTGGACGCCGCCATCGTGGGAGAGCCCACGTCGCTCAAGCCCTGCACGGCGCAGCGGGGCATGCTGCTCCTGCGCTGCGTGGCGCACGGCAAGAGCGGCCACGTCGCGCACGCGCACACGGGTGGCCTGGGCTCGGAATCCAACGCCATCCTCAAGGCGGCCCGGGACATCCAGGCCGTGTCCGCGTTGCGCTTCCCCGCGCACCCGCTGTTGGGTGAGGCGCGAGCGCAGGTGACGCAGGTGTCCGGGGGCCTCGCGCGCAACCAGGTGCCGGACCGGTGCGAGTTCTTCGTGGACCTGCGCACCACGCCGGGCATGGACCACGCGAAGGTGGCGGAGGACGTGGGCCGTGCGCTGGAGAGCGAGGTGGTGGTGCACTCCGCGCGCTACCTGCCCAAGGGCACGGACGCGTCGCACCCGCTGGTGCGCGCGGCGGTGGCGGCGTCGGGACAGGCGACCGTGGGCTCCAGCACCACGTCCGACTGGGCGTTCCTGGGCGACCTGCCCGCGGTGAAGGTGGGTCCGGGCGACACGCTCCGGAGCCACCAGGCGAACGAGTACCTCACGCGCGCGGAGCTGGAGGCGGGGCTCGCGTTCTATCGACGACTGCTGCACGGCTATGCCGGGGAGGTGTCGCGTGGCTGA
- a CDS encoding DUF1611 domain-containing protein → MKIHVDKVGSVTRNLQVGRTVHLTDEVKCEEGAVIAVRIHGEKSVYNQLEDVNGRLVTLHAGDIVVGALGHRNALHGYEGVVPASVTVGDKLNILNMGGVIGKCTSHNPGVGPPFEAEVLGQVLTFPEFQSRAGQHAHISTGALKGTSRAVTCPVVYVVGTCMNAGKTYAASVVVRKLSQAGYRVGGAKLTGVSLMRDTLSMQDSGADVVMDFTDAGVVCTGARTASKVARIVFSEMAAQEVDVIVAETGDGIMGEYGVQAILADPELKALGGAYILCANDPVGAAGGVRHLREVYGIEMDMVAGPATDNAVGVRFVEQVVGLPARNARADPNALGNLIVEKLAPKLGAGRKS, encoded by the coding sequence ATGAAGATCCACGTCGACAAGGTCGGAAGTGTCACCCGCAACCTCCAGGTGGGGCGCACCGTGCACCTCACGGACGAGGTGAAGTGCGAAGAGGGCGCCGTCATCGCGGTGCGCATCCACGGGGAGAAGAGCGTCTACAACCAGCTGGAGGACGTGAACGGCCGGCTCGTCACGCTCCACGCGGGCGACATCGTCGTGGGCGCGCTGGGCCACCGCAACGCCCTGCACGGCTACGAGGGCGTCGTGCCCGCGTCCGTCACGGTGGGCGACAAGCTCAACATCCTCAACATGGGCGGCGTCATCGGGAAGTGCACCTCGCACAACCCGGGCGTGGGGCCGCCGTTCGAGGCGGAGGTGCTGGGCCAGGTCCTCACCTTCCCGGAGTTCCAGTCGCGCGCGGGCCAGCACGCGCACATCTCCACCGGCGCGCTCAAGGGCACGTCGCGGGCGGTGACGTGCCCCGTGGTGTACGTGGTGGGCACCTGCATGAACGCGGGCAAGACGTACGCGGCCAGCGTCGTGGTGCGCAAGCTCTCCCAGGCGGGCTACCGCGTGGGCGGCGCGAAGCTCACGGGCGTGTCGCTGATGCGCGACACGCTGTCCATGCAGGACAGCGGCGCGGACGTGGTGATGGACTTCACCGACGCGGGCGTCGTGTGCACCGGCGCGCGCACGGCGTCCAAGGTGGCGCGCATCGTCTTCTCGGAGATGGCGGCCCAGGAGGTGGACGTCATCGTCGCGGAGACGGGCGACGGCATCATGGGCGAGTACGGCGTGCAGGCCATCCTGGCGGACCCGGAGCTCAAGGCGCTGGGCGGCGCGTACATCCTGTGCGCGAACGACCCGGTGGGCGCGGCCGGCGGCGTGCGGCACCTGCGCGAGGTGTACGGCATCGAGATGGACATGGTGGCCGGGCCCGCCACGGACAACGCGGTGGGCGTGCGCTTCGTGGAGCAGGTGGTGGGGCTGCCCGCTCGCAACGCGCGCGCGGATCCCAACGCCCTGGGGAATCTCATCGTGGAGAAGCTCGCGCCGAAGCTCGGTGCGGGGAGGAAGTCATGA
- the argC gene encoding N-acetyl-gamma-glutamyl-phosphate reductase, whose translation MTSPAHIYILGASGFGGGELLRLLAGHPGNAGIRVVSRHHAGSPIHKVHPHLRGLVDGRFEAEPDWRWLADSQRPVVFSALGHGDLATQFAGLEKQWADAGLTDRMLLVDLSSDFRLDHPGRYAGAYGRPHPSPDLLGTFTYGLTEWKREQVKTAKRIANPGCFATAVQLALLPIAATPGLGLLAVSGVTGSSGSGSLPGEGTHHPTRAHDFRAYKPLEHQHEAEVEVMLVAHGAQRHRLAFVPHSAPMVRGIFATVQFEWPEHGGAVVTQSLTEKYRRYYEGSKFVRIVEGTPRVAAVAGSNFCDISVATKGRSVAVMAALDNLVKGMAGQAVQNFNVALGYPEDTGLRQAACYP comes from the coding sequence ATGACGTCGCCTGCGCACATCTACATCCTGGGGGCCTCCGGTTTCGGCGGAGGCGAGCTGCTGCGGCTGCTCGCGGGCCACCCTGGCAACGCCGGCATCCGCGTGGTGTCCCGGCACCACGCGGGCTCGCCCATCCACAAGGTGCACCCGCACCTGCGCGGGCTGGTGGACGGCCGCTTCGAGGCGGAGCCGGACTGGCGCTGGCTCGCGGACTCGCAGCGCCCGGTGGTGTTCAGCGCGCTGGGCCACGGCGACCTGGCGACGCAGTTCGCCGGGCTGGAGAAGCAGTGGGCGGACGCGGGGCTCACGGACCGGATGCTGCTGGTGGACCTGTCGTCCGACTTCCGCCTGGACCACCCGGGCCGGTACGCGGGCGCCTACGGCCGGCCGCACCCGTCCCCGGACCTGCTGGGCACGTTCACCTACGGCCTCACGGAGTGGAAGCGTGAGCAGGTGAAGACGGCGAAGCGCATCGCCAACCCGGGCTGCTTCGCGACGGCGGTGCAACTGGCGCTGTTGCCCATCGCGGCCACGCCGGGGCTGGGGCTTTTGGCGGTGTCGGGCGTCACGGGCTCGTCGGGTTCCGGCTCGCTGCCGGGCGAGGGCACGCACCACCCGACGCGCGCGCACGACTTCCGCGCGTACAAGCCGCTGGAGCACCAGCACGAGGCGGAGGTGGAGGTGATGCTGGTGGCCCATGGTGCCCAGCGGCACCGGCTGGCCTTCGTGCCGCACTCGGCGCCCATGGTGCGCGGCATCTTCGCCACCGTGCAGTTCGAGTGGCCGGAGCACGGCGGCGCGGTGGTGACGCAGTCGCTGACGGAGAAGTACCGCCGCTACTACGAGGGCTCGAAGTTCGTGCGCATCGTGGAGGGCACGCCGCGCGTGGCGGCCGTCGCGGGCAGCAACTTCTGCGACATCTCCGTGGCGACGAAGGGCCGCTCCGTGGCGGTGATGGCGGCGCTGGACAACCTGGTGAAGGGCATGGCCGGACAGGCCGTGCAGAACTTCAACGTGGCCCTTGGCTACCCCGAGGACACCGGCCTGCGCCAGGCGGCCTGCTACCCGTAG
- a CDS encoding serine/threonine protein kinase, translating into MAPAASSPPRDAFRFGNYRLIDRIAVGGMAEIFLAHQVDASGDETPIVIKRIRPHLSKHAAFVKMFLNEARLAAQLNHPNIVQIHDLGKIVDSYFIAMEYVSGRDMRRVVPKAESMGIPFPMVYALKIASCVCAGLHYAHTKKDRYGNPLNIVHRDVTPENIVVAFDGSVKVLDFGIAKAANQVEETRSGEIKGKLSYLSPEQCLGRTLDCRSDIFSLGTVLYEWLTGFKLFTGESDVAVMRSITEAKIYAPSYFREDLPERVEAILMRALARDRERRYQTALDMQRDLDAFLDAYDFTPTPLHLANFVKQLFEDERPQELKRLSTRQSSAPTSEVALELSEVVASVEGPPTEAMRMDDLPATEPRLLALTLDPSLYEKLESQARKANVSLAKLAADVLEGWLKSR; encoded by the coding sequence ATGGCTCCCGCCGCCTCCTCGCCCCCGCGCGACGCGTTCCGCTTCGGCAACTACCGGCTCATCGACCGGATCGCCGTGGGGGGCATGGCGGAGATCTTCCTCGCGCACCAGGTGGATGCGAGCGGTGACGAGACGCCCATCGTCATCAAGCGCATCCGTCCGCACCTGTCCAAGCACGCGGCCTTCGTGAAGATGTTCCTCAACGAGGCGCGGCTGGCCGCCCAGCTCAACCACCCCAACATCGTGCAGATCCACGACCTGGGGAAGATCGTCGACAGCTACTTCATCGCCATGGAGTACGTGTCCGGCCGCGACATGCGCCGCGTCGTGCCCAAGGCCGAGTCCATGGGGATTCCGTTCCCCATGGTGTACGCGCTGAAGATTGCCTCCTGCGTCTGCGCGGGCCTGCACTACGCGCACACGAAGAAGGACCGCTACGGCAACCCGCTCAACATCGTCCACCGCGACGTGACGCCGGAGAACATCGTCGTCGCGTTCGACGGCTCGGTGAAGGTGCTCGACTTCGGCATCGCCAAGGCCGCCAACCAGGTGGAGGAGACGCGCTCGGGGGAGATCAAGGGCAAGCTCAGCTACCTCTCCCCGGAGCAGTGCCTGGGCCGGACGCTGGACTGCCGCAGCGACATCTTCTCGCTGGGCACCGTCCTCTACGAGTGGCTCACCGGCTTCAAGCTCTTCACCGGCGAGTCCGACGTCGCCGTCATGCGCAGCATCACCGAGGCGAAGATCTACGCGCCGTCGTACTTCCGCGAGGACCTGCCGGAGCGCGTGGAGGCCATCCTGATGCGCGCGCTCGCCCGCGACCGCGAGCGCCGCTACCAGACGGCGCTGGACATGCAGCGCGACCTGGATGCGTTCCTGGACGCGTATGACTTCACGCCCACGCCGCTGCACCTGGCCAACTTCGTCAAGCAGCTCTTCGAGGACGAGCGCCCGCAGGAGCTGAAGCGGCTGTCCACGCGCCAGTCCTCCGCGCCCACGTCGGAAGTGGCGCTGGAGCTGTCGGAGGTGGTGGCGTCCGTGGAAGGCCCGCCCACGGAGGCCATGCGCATGGATGACCTCCCCGCCACCGAGCCGCGCCTGCTCGCGCTCACCCTGGACCCCTCGCTGTACGAGAAGCTGGAGTCCCAGGCGCGCAAGGCGAACGTCTCCTTGGCGAAGCTCGCGGCGGATGTGCTGGAGGGCTGGCTGAAGTCGCGTTGA
- the argH gene encoding argininosuccinate lyase: MAETLWGKGQPLDAAIHAFTVGDDPVVDLSLVPHDALGSAAHARMLAHVGLLAPDAAASLVSALHALHDEARAGRFTIRPEQEDGHTALEAALVERTGEAGKRIHLARSRNDQVLLALRLFMREELLALGARTAELAGTFLDFAQAHADLPLPGYTHLRRAMPSTFGLWGMAFAEGLLEELEALKGVWGRLDRCPLGAAAGFGVPLPIDREYVARLLGFSRVQRSPIDAQDSRGRHEAALLTWACSVAGTLEKWLWDVQLYSMDEFGFLALPDAFTTGSSIMPQKKNPDVVELARGRCRELRGLAHQVEAVAGGLPSSYHRDFQLLKRPTLQALTSAKALLEVLARLVPALKVNAEKARAACDDTLYAAHHAYALVAKGQPFRDAYREVGRQLNEGTFQPDRGALTATHLGGAGNLGLATAREELADARDWLTRTHAQQAEAASRVWAP; encoded by the coding sequence GTGGCTGAGACATTGTGGGGCAAGGGCCAGCCGCTGGACGCGGCCATCCACGCCTTCACCGTGGGCGATGACCCGGTGGTGGACCTGTCGCTCGTCCCGCACGACGCGCTGGGCAGCGCCGCGCACGCCCGCATGCTCGCGCACGTGGGGCTGCTCGCGCCTGACGCCGCCGCGTCGCTCGTGAGCGCCCTGCACGCGCTGCACGACGAGGCCCGAGCGGGCCGCTTCACCATCCGCCCGGAGCAGGAGGACGGCCACACCGCGCTGGAGGCCGCGCTCGTGGAGCGCACCGGCGAGGCGGGCAAGCGCATCCACCTGGCGCGCTCGCGCAACGACCAGGTGCTGCTCGCCCTGCGCCTCTTCATGCGCGAGGAACTGCTCGCGCTGGGTGCGCGCACGGCGGAGCTGGCCGGCACGTTCCTCGACTTCGCGCAGGCGCATGCGGACCTGCCCCTGCCCGGCTACACGCACCTGCGCCGCGCGATGCCGTCCACCTTCGGCCTGTGGGGCATGGCGTTCGCCGAAGGGCTGCTGGAGGAGCTGGAGGCGCTGAAGGGCGTGTGGGGGCGGCTCGACCGCTGCCCGCTGGGCGCCGCCGCGGGCTTCGGCGTGCCGCTGCCCATCGACCGTGAATATGTCGCGCGGTTGCTCGGTTTTAGTCGAGTTCAACGCAGCCCCATCGACGCGCAGGACAGTCGGGGGCGGCATGAAGCAGCGCTGCTCACCTGGGCGTGCTCGGTGGCGGGCACTCTGGAGAAGTGGCTTTGGGACGTGCAGCTCTACAGCATGGACGAGTTCGGCTTCCTGGCCCTGCCGGATGCCTTCACGACCGGCTCGTCCATCATGCCGCAGAAGAAGAACCCGGACGTGGTGGAGCTGGCCCGGGGCCGCTGCCGCGAGCTGCGCGGCCTTGCGCACCAGGTGGAGGCGGTGGCCGGCGGGCTTCCCTCCAGCTACCACCGTGACTTCCAGTTGCTGAAGCGCCCCACCCTCCAGGCCCTCACCAGCGCGAAGGCGCTTCTGGAGGTCCTGGCGCGGCTGGTGCCCGCGCTGAAGGTGAACGCGGAGAAGGCGCGCGCGGCGTGCGACGACACGCTCTACGCCGCGCACCACGCCTACGCGCTCGTGGCGAAGGGCCAGCCCTTCCGCGACGCGTACCGCGAGGTGGGCCGTCAGCTCAACGAAGGCACCTTCCAGCCGGACCGTGGCGCGCTGACGGCCACCCACCTGGGTGGCGCCGGCAACCTGGGCCTCGCCACCGCGCGCGAGGAACTGGCGGACGCGCGCGACTGGCTCACGCGCACCCATGCCCAGCAGGCCGAGGCCGCTTCACGCGTCTGGGCCCCCTGA
- a CDS encoding amidohydrolase family protein, which yields MEGRLLLKNCAVFRADGRVRHGMAVVVEEGIIRRVAPDAEVPVLPGDWEVACRGRLVAPGLVDCHSHMVNGQLLPPNGDFLLRQPRSRLERMRGVANLLTAEDVEILTRFAAARALLDGVSLVVDHLSCPSDVAGALEAQARAANSLGIRLVTSHSTHSLDGAAVADSQADANAEFVRRYREHPRVRGALGFHASYTCEDALLSRIAGHRQELNASVVFHLAENEDDLSTTYSTHGRRVVPRLDALGLLGPHAIAGYPRAVERSEAERLAASGTFIALTPRATRSMDRAAESADGALSSLHLVGLGTGGHGTLQEELAGALVSMLSLARSGRMPDLDDSLAHLFVSGPAELCTRLYGKPSGGVDEGSIADLVVYDAIPAADPETGYSPFLLGQLVAARVAWTIVDGRVCVREGQLLGNDYVELARDAAAALARVWSRARLGS from the coding sequence ATGGAAGGCCGACTGCTTCTGAAGAACTGCGCCGTGTTCCGTGCGGACGGTCGCGTCCGCCACGGCATGGCCGTCGTGGTCGAAGAGGGCATCATCCGCCGCGTCGCTCCGGACGCCGAGGTGCCCGTGCTCCCCGGTGACTGGGAAGTGGCGTGTCGCGGCCGGCTCGTCGCCCCCGGCCTCGTGGACTGTCACTCGCACATGGTCAACGGGCAGCTCCTGCCCCCCAATGGCGACTTCCTCCTGCGTCAGCCCCGCTCGCGCCTGGAGCGCATGCGCGGCGTGGCCAACCTCCTCACCGCCGAGGACGTGGAGATCCTCACCCGCTTCGCCGCCGCTCGCGCGCTGCTGGATGGCGTCTCCCTCGTCGTCGACCACCTGTCCTGCCCCAGCGACGTCGCTGGCGCCCTGGAGGCCCAGGCCCGCGCCGCGAACTCGCTGGGCATCCGCCTGGTCACGTCCCACTCCACGCACAGCCTGGATGGCGCCGCCGTGGCCGACTCCCAGGCCGATGCCAACGCCGAATTCGTCCGCCGCTACCGGGAACACCCTCGCGTCCGGGGCGCCCTGGGCTTCCATGCGTCCTACACCTGCGAGGACGCCCTCCTGTCCCGCATCGCGGGGCACCGCCAGGAGCTGAACGCGTCCGTCGTCTTCCACCTCGCGGAGAACGAGGACGACCTCTCCACGACCTACTCCACGCACGGCCGCCGCGTCGTGCCGCGCCTGGATGCGCTGGGCCTGCTGGGGCCTCACGCCATCGCCGGCTACCCTCGCGCCGTGGAGCGCTCCGAGGCGGAACGGCTGGCCGCCTCCGGCACGTTCATCGCCCTCACTCCCCGCGCCACGCGCTCCATGGACCGCGCGGCCGAATCCGCTGACGGCGCGCTGTCCAGCCTCCACCTCGTGGGTCTGGGCACTGGCGGCCATGGCACCCTCCAGGAGGAACTCGCCGGGGCGCTCGTCAGCATGCTGTCCCTGGCGCGCTCCGGGCGCATGCCGGACCTGGATGATTCGCTGGCGCACCTGTTCGTCAGCGGCCCCGCGGAGCTCTGCACCCGCCTGTATGGCAAGCCTTCGGGCGGCGTGGACGAGGGCAGCATCGCGGACCTCGTCGTCTACGACGCCATCCCCGCCGCCGACCCGGAGACGGGCTACTCGCCGTTCCTCCTGGGCCAGCTCGTCGCCGCCCGCGTGGCGTGGACCATCGTCGATGGCCGCGTCTGCGTCCGCGAAGGGCAGCTGCTGGGCAATGACTACGTGGAGCTGGCCCGCGACGCCGCCGCCGCGCTCGCTCGCGTCTGGTCCCGCGCACGGCTGGGTTCGTAG
- a CDS encoding class I SAM-dependent methyltransferase codes for MSALPPQLVDLLRASRSRRGALLADPATSAFRLLNGAADGVPEVTADVFGDVVVVSLYRDLTEPEEATLLDAAVSAWAPRSVYLKRRPREARVLANVAKDALAPESAARGEPVEDFVAKENGLSFHIRPGQGLSVGLYLDMRDTRAWLQSQASGLTVLNLFAYTCAFGVAATAGGAKRVLNMDASRRVLEWGEENARLNGQSVDRYDYVAGDVFDWLGRLAKKGESFDVVVADPPSFSTTKTTRFSAARDYARLAEAAAKVVAPKGRLVACCNLAGLPSRRFETMVMEGVTRAGRTGKAVGSLGPSGLDFPAPPGEEPALKVHVVQLR; via the coding sequence GTGAGTGCCCTGCCTCCCCAGCTCGTGGACCTGCTGCGCGCTTCCCGCTCCCGCCGGGGGGCGCTGCTCGCCGACCCCGCCACCTCCGCGTTCCGCCTGCTGAACGGCGCCGCGGATGGCGTGCCCGAAGTGACCGCGGATGTCTTTGGCGACGTCGTCGTGGTGAGCCTCTACCGCGACCTGACGGAACCGGAAGAGGCCACGCTGCTCGACGCCGCTGTCTCCGCGTGGGCTCCCCGGAGCGTCTACCTCAAGCGCCGTCCCCGGGAGGCGCGCGTGCTCGCCAACGTGGCGAAGGACGCGCTGGCTCCGGAGTCCGCGGCTCGCGGTGAGCCCGTGGAGGACTTCGTCGCGAAGGAGAACGGCCTGTCCTTCCACATCCGCCCGGGACAAGGCCTCTCCGTGGGGCTCTACCTGGACATGCGCGACACGCGCGCGTGGCTCCAGTCCCAGGCCTCCGGGCTCACCGTCCTCAATCTCTTCGCGTACACGTGCGCCTTCGGCGTCGCCGCGACCGCCGGGGGCGCGAAGCGCGTGCTCAACATGGACGCCAGCCGCCGCGTGCTCGAGTGGGGCGAGGAAAACGCGCGCCTCAACGGTCAATCCGTGGACCGCTATGACTACGTGGCTGGCGATGTCTTCGATTGGCTCGGACGGCTCGCGAAGAAGGGGGAGTCCTTCGACGTCGTGGTCGCGGACCCTCCGTCGTTCTCCACCACGAAGACGACGCGCTTCTCCGCCGCTCGCGACTACGCCCGGCTGGCCGAGGCCGCCGCGAAGGTGGTGGCTCCCAAGGGACGCCTGGTCGCCTGCTGCAACCTGGCGGGACTGCCCTCGCGCCGCTTCGAAACGATGGTGATGGAAGGCGTGACGCGGGCTGGCAGGACGGGGAAGGCAGTGGGGTCGCTCGGTCCCTCGGGGCTCGACTTTCCGGCCCCTCCTGGCGAGGAACCGGCGCTCAAGGTGCACGTCGTCCAACTTCGTTAG
- the truA gene encoding tRNA pseudouridine(38-40) synthase TruA, translated as MPRLKLTLEYEGTRYVGWQVQPNGPSIQSTLQDALQKLVGERVFVASAGRTDAGVHATGQVACFDSPRVLPMKAYTMGLNGILPPDIAVVAAEEVAPDFDPRRWSRGKRYRYRLSNRRTRSPLLRTTHWELFAPLDVEAMLRASQALIGRHDFSAFRAADCQAKHAVREIRQVRVEGASGDTVAVVVEGTAFLKHMVRNLVGTLVEVGKGRRPEAWVSEVLASRERKLAGATAPPQGLVLEEVFYGDGPPPRSAGDAAVGEEDEG; from the coding sequence ATGCCCCGGCTGAAGCTGACGCTCGAATACGAAGGCACCCGGTACGTGGGCTGGCAGGTGCAGCCCAACGGGCCGTCCATCCAGTCCACGCTCCAAGACGCGCTCCAGAAGCTCGTGGGCGAACGCGTGTTCGTGGCTTCCGCCGGCCGCACCGACGCGGGCGTGCATGCGACGGGGCAGGTGGCTTGCTTCGACTCGCCGCGTGTGCTGCCGATGAAGGCATACACGATGGGGCTCAATGGCATCCTTCCGCCGGACATCGCGGTGGTGGCCGCGGAGGAGGTGGCCCCGGACTTCGATCCGCGCCGCTGGTCGCGCGGCAAGCGCTACCGCTACCGGCTGAGCAACCGGCGCACGCGGTCCCCGCTGCTGCGCACGACGCACTGGGAGCTGTTCGCTCCGCTGGACGTGGAGGCCATGCTCCGCGCGTCGCAGGCCCTCATCGGCCGGCACGACTTCTCCGCGTTCCGCGCCGCGGACTGCCAGGCGAAGCATGCGGTGCGCGAGATCCGGCAGGTGCGCGTGGAGGGAGCCTCCGGCGACACCGTGGCCGTCGTGGTGGAGGGCACCGCGTTCCTCAAGCACATGGTGCGCAACCTGGTGGGCACGCTGGTGGAGGTGGGCAAGGGCCGCCGCCCCGAGGCCTGGGTGTCGGAGGTGCTGGCCTCGCGCGAGCGCAAGCTGGCCGGGGCCACGGCGCCGCCACAGGGGCTGGTGCTGGAGGAGGTCTTCTACGGCGACGGCCCGCCCCCTCGCTCGGCGGGGGACGCGGCTGTCGGGGAAGAGGACGAAGGGTGA
- the argG gene encoding argininosuccinate synthase: MSKKSVVLAFSGGLDTAFCTVYLREQGWDVTTVTVDTGGFPPEQLQRIQALSQKLGAVAHHTVDARDTLFQGYLRFLIAGNVLRGQLYPLSVSAERACQAVEAVRMAEKLGVQAVAHGSTGAGNDQVRFDVAFRTLAPQLQLITPIRDLALSRQQEISFLAERGFHLPAKTGTYSVNEGMWGTSVGGRETLDSWSTLPEAAFPGGEIPTDLKPLPLIISFDKGVPVALDGKALSAVDVVEKLNALGRPYGIGRGVHLGDTILGIKGRVGFEAPAAHLLIASHRELEKLVLSGKQLFWKETVGNLYGSLLHEGHFFDPLVKDLEAFLASSQDRVTGEVKLVLTPRAHVVEGVRSPHSLMDAKVATYGEANVLWTGTEAAGFAKLYGVAQMLSQKAK; the protein is encoded by the coding sequence ATGAGCAAGAAGTCCGTGGTGCTGGCGTTCTCCGGTGGCCTCGATACCGCCTTCTGCACGGTGTACCTGCGTGAGCAGGGCTGGGACGTCACCACCGTCACCGTGGACACGGGCGGCTTCCCGCCCGAGCAGCTGCAGCGCATCCAGGCCCTGTCCCAGAAGCTGGGCGCGGTGGCGCACCACACGGTGGACGCGCGCGACACCCTGTTCCAGGGCTACCTGCGCTTCCTCATCGCCGGCAACGTGCTGCGCGGCCAGCTCTACCCGCTGAGCGTCTCCGCGGAGCGCGCGTGCCAGGCCGTGGAGGCCGTGCGCATGGCGGAGAAGCTGGGCGTGCAGGCCGTGGCCCACGGCAGCACCGGCGCGGGGAATGATCAGGTCCGCTTCGACGTGGCCTTCCGCACGCTCGCGCCGCAGCTCCAGCTCATCACGCCCATCCGCGACCTGGCGCTCTCCCGCCAGCAGGAGATTTCCTTCCTCGCGGAGCGCGGCTTCCACCTGCCGGCGAAGACGGGCACGTACTCCGTCAACGAGGGCATGTGGGGCACGTCCGTGGGCGGCCGCGAGACGCTGGACTCGTGGAGCACCCTGCCGGAAGCGGCCTTCCCCGGTGGGGAGATTCCCACCGACCTGAAGCCGCTGCCGCTGATCATCTCCTTCGACAAGGGCGTGCCGGTGGCGCTCGACGGCAAGGCGCTGTCGGCGGTGGACGTGGTGGAGAAGCTCAACGCGCTGGGCAGGCCGTACGGCATTGGCCGGGGCGTGCACCTGGGCGACACCATCCTGGGCATCAAGGGCCGCGTGGGCTTCGAGGCGCCCGCGGCGCACCTGCTCATCGCGTCGCACCGCGAGCTGGAGAAGCTGGTGCTGTCGGGCAAGCAGCTCTTCTGGAAGGAGACGGTGGGCAACCTGTACGGGTCGCTGCTGCACGAGGGGCACTTCTTCGACCCGCTGGTGAAGGACCTGGAGGCGTTCCTCGCCTCCTCGCAGGACCGCGTGACGGGCGAGGTGAAGCTGGTGCTCACCCCGCGCGCCCACGTCGTGGAAGGCGTGCGTTCGCCGCACTCGCTGATGGACGCGAAGGTGGCGACGTACGGAGAGGCCAACGTGTTGTGGACGGGGACGGAGGCGGCGGGGTTCGCCAAGCTCTACGGCGTCGCGCAGATGCTCTCGCAGAAAGCGAAGTGA